From uncultured Pseudodesulfovibrio sp.:
TCAGCTTGGCCTTGGTGCCGAGATCGGTATTTCTACCTCCAAGCTTCATGCGTATGGCCCAATGGGTATCAAGGAGCTCACCAGTGCGAAGTTCGTGCTCATGGGCGAAGGGCAGATTCGCGAATAAGTCTTTTTTTGAAGATGATTAATTCAAGGCCGTCCTTTATCAGGGCGGCCTTTTTGCTTGGAAGGATGAGTTGGAGTATGTACTTACATGTTGATATAGTGGAAATGTGCTTTTTGTGGATGAACACGTGTACTGTGTCACTCTTGCATCTTGATCTGAACCCGTTTATCCTTGCGTGAATCAAGGAGATTGTCTGTGAAAATTGGTATTCTCGGCGGAAGTTTCAATCCGATTCATACTGGACATGTTCGTATGGCTGTAGAAGTCCGCGAACAGCTTGAGTTGGACCGTGTGGATTTGGTCCCGGCCAAGGAACCACCGCATAAGAATGGCGCAGACATGCTTCCTTTCACAATGCGCCTCGACATGGTCGACAAGGCTATCGGCGATATTCCCGGTTTGGGGACCAACCCCATTGAGGGCAGTCGGCCGGGGCCTTCCTTCACCTGCGATACATTGACCTGCTATCGTTCAGAACAGCCGGAAACCGAATTCCATTTTATTCTTGGTGCGTCCACTTTTTTGGAACTGCCGGACTGGCGACGAGGATTGGATATCCCTAAGATGGCCTCCTTGGTGGTGGTCAACCGTTGGGAGGCTGCTGGTGAGGTGACTGGGTTCATCAATACCCATTGGCCCAATGCTGTGCAGGAAAATCCCGGTTTGTGGCAATTCCCTGAAGGCCATTCCATCCGACTTTTAGGTATTCCTCGGTTGGACATTAAGGGAGGACACCTTCGTCGATGTTGGTTGGAACGACGGTGCTTGAGCTTACTTGTCCCTTCGGGAGTGGAGGCTTTGCTGGAAGAACGGGCGGATGAAGTCGAGCAGTATTGGGGCATTCGTTCGTAATAAAAAGGCTACACACGTTGTGCGCTTTTTTTTGGGATTATGGGTATGCCATGTACGAAGGCGAAGCCGAAAATTGTGTTTAATGGCTATCGTTGAGCATGGCGTGAATGTTTTGCATGACGCTTTCCGGTGTTGTGCTAGTCATACATTCAAATCCGAAAGGACAGGGTTTGGCACCATGCAGAGAGCATGGTCGGCAGTCGAGCGGCTGTTCGATGACTCGGTCTTTGAGACCTGCCGGATAGAATCCCCAAGCACGTGCTGTGGGGCCGAAGATGGCGGCTACGGGGGTGCCTACTCCACACGCTAGATGCATGGGGCCGGAGTCTCCTGTCACGAGTATTTGAGCTTGGGCGAGCAGTGCGCTGGTTTCCCGCAGATCTGTCTGATTTGTCAGATCGTGTTTATTCTCGGCCAGAATTTTTTCAGTGTTTCGGCCAATGACGAACCATCCCAGATTATTTGCATCTAACAATTCCATAAGCTTTAGCCAGTGCTCTTTGGGCCACTGTTTTGCAGGGTGTGTGGCATAGGGGTGCAGACCGATGAGCGGACCGGATAGCCCAACAACATCAAGACGGGCAGATGCGGCGGTGCGTTCTTCGTCAGTCAGGTAAATGCGTGGAACCAGATCGTGCGCCGTTGGCGGTGTGCTGTCGAGGGCCATGCTGTATCGTTGCGGGACTGTGGTTTTTTCAAGCTGCACTCGGAAACGTTCAGCGCGTGTGCGATCATAGAGCCGTCGGGTCAAGCCGAATTTTGGATAGCGAATGACAGGGCCTTTCCATCGCGCGGAAAGAATGCGTGAACGCAGGGTACCGTGCAGGTCTATGAGGGGTTGTCCTTTGAAATAGCTGGACAGTTCGCCTGCGACAGTGAACCATGGTCCGGTCTTGAGTTGGTCATTGGAGAATTCAATAACTTCTTTGACGGCGGGATGATTTTCCAGCAAGGGAGCGTTTCCTTGACGGGTCAGGAAAATAAAGGAATCCCCACGCGTCTCATGCCAATGTGACAAGACGCCAGTGGTGAGTGCCACATCGCCCATGTGGCCGAGGCGGAAAACAAGTTTCAGTGTGGTGTCGGAAGACGATTGCATGTCCTTTCAGTTCGCCTCAATCGCCTTGGAAGTCAAGTGTGTTGCGTGTTGCACCACCTGAATCCATCTGTTATATTATACCTTTCAAACACTATTATTTTCGGACTGTTTTTTAGAAAGTGATCAAAAAAAATGCTTGAACTCGTACTCGCCGTTGGCGTGGCTGTCTTTGTCTCCATGTTCTGCTCAGTAGCAGAAGCCGCACTGTATTCCATGAGCTGGGCCGATATTGAAAAGCTCAAGGATAGTGGAAGCAAGTCGGCGGCATTGCTCCATAAGCTTCGTTCCAATGTGGACGAACCCATCACCGCTATTCTGACCCTGAACACCTGTGCGCATACTGCCGGAGCCGCTGTGGCCGGTTGGGCGTGGGCTAATTTATACGGCAAAGAGACGCTTTGGCTCTTTACAGTCGCCTTTACAGTAATTATTCTCATCTTCACGGAGATTCTGCCAAAGACGTTTGGAGTGGTGTATTCTGATAGTATTGCACCGCCGTTGGCTCGGCCTCTTCGTGGGTTGGTCTTGATATTCAAGCCCGTGATTTCGGTCATGAGTGTTTTGTCCAAAGCTATGCATAAGAAGAACGCCGGACCTGATCACACGGAAGACGATATCAGGGCAATTGTCAGCCTGACTCGTCGATCTGGAGTGATCAAGCCTTATGAGGAGCAGTCCATCCGCAATATTCTGTCGTTGGATTCCAAGACAGTTGAACGGATAATGACCCCTCGTACAGTGGTTTTTTCGTTACCGGCGGAGATGACTGTCGCCGAGGCTCGCGAGTCGCATCCAACGTGGCCGCACAGTCGTATACCGGTGTTTGATGATGACCCTGAGGAAATCGTGGGTGTTGTCTACCGGCGGTTGGTGCTTGAGGCTTTGGCTGATGACAGGGATGATTTGAAATTGTCTGACATCATGCGTCCGGTCCGGTTCGTGCTTGAAACGGTCACTTTGGACAAACTGTTGGTACAGTTTTTAGGAAGCCGCATGCATTTGTGTGTGGTCCTTGATGAGTACGGTGGAGTAGCCGGTGTCGTGACGCTTGAAGATGTACTCGAAGAAATTTTGGGTAGTGAAATAGTTGACGAGACCGATCAGGTGGTGGATATGCGTGAACTCGCACGAATGCAGCGGGATGAACTTACCGGCAGTCGGTCCAAACCCACTGAGCAAAAGAAGAAATAAAGTCGCGATAACGCGCAAGGGATCATAATGGCGAAAAGTTCCAACAAAGTCGTATACGGAGTTGCTTTGGCACTGTTTCTGGGAGGCCTCGGATATCTTATTTTTTCCGGGCTAACAGAAGATTCCGTTTACTTCCTTAATGTGTCCGAGGCCTTGGCTGAGGACCGGACACAGATTGGACAGGCACGTCTGTTTGGTAAGGTGTCACCCAAAAATTTGGAAATTGTGGATGGCAAACTCGGAGCCAGTTTTGACCTTATCGACAAGGTAGAGCATGCCAAGTCCCTGCGAGTCCGGTTCAAGGGTGCTTTGCCTGATACTTTCAAGGAAGATGTCGAAGTCATTGTCGAAGGGGCTTTTTCGCCTGACGGCGAAGTTTTTGTCGCACGAACATTGGTGACAAAATGTCCTTCAAAATATGAAGAACAAAGCAAACAAATGGAAAAAAGTAGTTAACATGCCAGTTGGTGAAATCTTTTTCACATGGTTGCTCCGTTTGTTTTATCCTACTATCGCCGTGTGACTTTGGTCATGAATTCGCGAATTCGGGCATGTGTGCCCGGGCATTCGCATGTTGATATTGTAAGGAGAGTTTCATGCATCTGACCGGATATGTCGGTTTGCTTTTTTCATTGCTCGCGTTTCTTTTTCTTGCAGGATTTGCCGGTGTCGCAGCGTGGCGACAGAATAAAGACTCACTGGTTTTTATCGAACGCGGGCAACTTCTGGCTTCCGGGGGCGTGATTTTTTCCACGCTGATTTTGATGGTCGGG
This genomic window contains:
- a CDS encoding nicotinate-nicotinamide nucleotide adenylyltransferase: MKIGILGGSFNPIHTGHVRMAVEVREQLELDRVDLVPAKEPPHKNGADMLPFTMRLDMVDKAIGDIPGLGTNPIEGSRPGPSFTCDTLTCYRSEQPETEFHFILGASTFLELPDWRRGLDIPKMASLVVVNRWEAAGEVTGFINTHWPNAVQENPGLWQFPEGHSIRLLGIPRLDIKGGHLRRCWLERRCLSLLVPSGVEALLEERADEVEQYWGIRS
- a CDS encoding cytochrome c maturation protein CcmE, with the translated sequence MAKSSNKVVYGVALALFLGGLGYLIFSGLTEDSVYFLNVSEALAEDRTQIGQARLFGKVSPKNLEIVDGKLGASFDLIDKVEHAKSLRVRFKGALPDTFKEDVEVIVEGAFSPDGEVFVARTLVTKCPSKYEEQSKQMEKSS
- a CDS encoding glycosyltransferase family 9 protein; this encodes MQSSSDTTLKLVFRLGHMGDVALTTGVLSHWHETRGDSFIFLTRQGNAPLLENHPAVKEVIEFSNDQLKTGPWFTVAGELSSYFKGQPLIDLHGTLRSRILSARWKGPVIRYPKFGLTRRLYDRTRAERFRVQLEKTTVPQRYSMALDSTPPTAHDLVPRIYLTDEERTAASARLDVVGLSGPLIGLHPYATHPAKQWPKEHWLKLMELLDANNLGWFVIGRNTEKILAENKHDLTNQTDLRETSALLAQAQILVTGDSGPMHLACGVGTPVAAIFGPTARAWGFYPAGLKDRVIEQPLDCRPCSLHGAKPCPFGFECMTSTTPESVMQNIHAMLNDSH
- a CDS encoding hemolysin family protein gives rise to the protein MLELVLAVGVAVFVSMFCSVAEAALYSMSWADIEKLKDSGSKSAALLHKLRSNVDEPITAILTLNTCAHTAGAAVAGWAWANLYGKETLWLFTVAFTVIILIFTEILPKTFGVVYSDSIAPPLARPLRGLVLIFKPVISVMSVLSKAMHKKNAGPDHTEDDIRAIVSLTRRSGVIKPYEEQSIRNILSLDSKTVERIMTPRTVVFSLPAEMTVAEARESHPTWPHSRIPVFDDDPEEIVGVVYRRLVLEALADDRDDLKLSDIMRPVRFVLETVTLDKLLVQFLGSRMHLCVVLDEYGGVAGVVTLEDVLEEILGSEIVDETDQVVDMRELARMQRDELTGSRSKPTEQKKK